AAGGTGGAGATTAGAAGATACCGCTCAAATCAAAAAATATTAGATTGTTCTGATCTCTTGTTTGATGCATTGGGAGAATAGGGATTTTAATTTGTTTATTTGCGAGTTTTGTGTGCTTGCATGAAATAGTTGACCATACACAAAACAAGCTTTTAGACCTAAGTGATTTCACTGCACAAGTTTAGGAGCTTCTAGTGCAATTTTCTCTAATACAAAAACAAATCCATTGAAATGGCTCTTTTGGCATATTCTCTTCACCTTTTTTTATTCTTTAATATTACATCCAAATCACGCTGCACCTCCAATTTAGCTTGTGTATGTTCATGATGACTGTAAATGATAAATATATCATGATTATTTCTGAGTTTTGTGCTCTTGCATGAAATAGTTGACCACGCACAAAAACAAGCATTGCCAAAGCAAACCTTTTGGAACTAGCGAATGTCTTGAAACAAATCGTCTGTCATTTGTGCTTTTTCTTCAAATCGCTGAGAATATATGTGCTTTGCCAGGTATATGCAAGATTGTTTCACCTATATGTGCTTCTGTACCTGTTGGCACTGTACTTATGAAGGAACAAGGTGGGCTGAAGTTTACTACCAGAGTGCAGCCTCTCCGTCTTGCTGAATGGTCCACGGATGACAAGTTTGCTTTCTTCATGAGCGGAAGGTCTGTTAATCTATTGACCTGCCCCAGAGCTGTGTTTGTCATGTACACTGCATAATTTATGAGTCTGTGTCAACAGAAAGTACACATTTCGAGATTTTGAGAAGATAGCAAATAAAGGATTTGTTCGAAGATACTCTAGTTCTGCCTGTCTTCCAGCAAGGTATATGGAGGAAGAATTTTGGCATGAAATAGCATTTGGCAAGATGGAATCCGTTGAGTATGCATGCGATATTGATGGTAGTGCATTCTCTTCTTCTCCTAATGACCAACTTGGGAGAAGCAAATGGAACTTGAAGGTACTTCTTTTATCTACCAAATTTAGAAATATTCATGTGCCAACCTCACTCGGTAACACTTTATTTGGCATTTCTTTATTTTGTGAAGTTACACAACGGCAACAATATATGATTGCTTTGCATTTCCTTTTGCTGTATGAGTTGAGTGTAGCCTGGGGTTAGATGGTTGTCACACTTGCAATTATATGTTTTCTCAAGTTTACTTATCCTGATACATTAACATTTCAACCATTAGATGATCATATCTGTTGCATGTGCTACATTTATTTATGGTATTAAAATATCTTGTGATTTGATCCAGAAACTTTCTCGGTTGTCCAAATCAATCCTGCGCCTTCTCAGAACAGCAATTCCAGTGAGTATGCTGAATCGATGAATTCACATCCTTCATTGTTGAGTACTAACTGTTTATTTTTGTTGATTTCCAGGGAGTAACTGACCCAATGCTGTATATCGGAATGCTCTTTAGTATGTTTGCCTGGCACGTGGAAGACCATTACTTGTACAGGTGCATGATTAGTAGTTTTGTCATGTTTCCACTTCCTACGCTTTCCAGCATGGTGCAGACTGAACCTTCTGTTTATTCTAATCTGATTTAACACTTTGCAGCATTAACTATCATCACTGTGGTGCTTCAAAAACATGGTATGGGATCCCAGGAAAAGCTGCTCCAGATTTTGAGAAAGTGGTACGTGAGCATGTATATGATCATGAAATTTTATCAGGTGAAGGGGAAACTGCAGCATTTGATATCCTTTTGGGGAAGACAACAATGTTCCCTCCAAATATTCTGCTCCATCATCACGTTCCAGTTTATAGAGCTATACAGAAACCGGGAGAGTTTGTGATCACGTTTCCTCGAGCATATCATTCAGGTTTCAGCCATGGTGAGATTTTCTTGCAACTTTGTGCTGTAAGTAATCTTCCAGCATCCTCTAACATCTATCTCATTGGATAATTTATGAACACTGAGAAATGTTTACAACCAATGTCAGGTTTTAACTGCGGCGAGGCAGTGAATTTCGCTGTTGGTGAATGGTTTCCTCTTGGAGCAATTGCTAGTCAACGTTATGCACTTCTAAAGAGGATACCATTACTGCCTTATGAGGAACTTCTTTGTAAAGAGGCAGCACTTCTTGATCATGAATTTTCTACACCTAGTTATAAAGATTTGACAACATCAACTGGAGATACACACATTCAGCATTGTATGAAAGTCCCTTTTGTGCAGTTGATGCGGCTCCAGCATTGTGTCCGTTGGTCACTTATGAAAATGGGTGCTCGCACGCACTATAAAGCAGATATTGATGCCACAGTTCTCTGTAGCATATGTAAACGTGACTGCTATGTAGCCCATGTTATGTGTAACTGCAGAGTTGATGCAATTTGCCTTTGTCATGGTAAGAACTTTTTAACATTAAGCGCAGATATCAACCTTTCTTGAGGCATTTTTtttacttgtttaccttgctttTGAAGAGGAAGAGATTAGGAAGTGCCCTTGCAGCCATGATCGTGCTGTATTTGTGAGAAAAGACATTATTGAGTTGGAGGCACTGTCAAAAAAGTTTGAAGAGGAAAAGGGAATAGTCAATGCTGTCAGAAAGCAAATGTCTCGTGGCTCTAGCACACATTCTTATTTCAACCGCATTAGTCACAATGCTGAATACTTCCCATACTGCAAGATTCACATAGATGCACCACCTGAAGTTCATAGCATTTCAGAGACACATGTTTTTGGATATGATCTGAACAAGCCATATCctgatgcatcaacaataacattttgtTTTGGACCCCATGAGTATTCTACACAAAGTGATGTAAGGCTCAGTCCTGTGTTTCTTTATGTTGCTGTACTGTATTGTGGCAACTAAAATATGTTCATATTACTTTATATTTGTAGGAGTGCACAAGTACTAACAGAAGGATCTTCGCTAGCTCTTGTCCTGAGAATGGATTTACTCCTCAAACCACAATCATTAATGCATACCCTTCGTCTGCGCCTGATCAAACATGCTCTTCTGAAAAATTGGCTGCAGAAGATGCTGATGATTCTGACTGTGAGGTATTTAGGGTGAAGAGAAGGTCTGGCATAACTCCTGAGAGAAGGCATACAGAAGATTCAACCATAACAACTTTCACAGGGAATCAGGTACAGATATTTCTGTGACGCCACTCATGTATATTTCTTCCCTCTGCATTTATATTTATATATTGATGATGTCACTAGTATGTTTGCACTATAACTTCGGTAGCACTAGAAACTAATGGTGACTTGGTGAGAGGTTAATCTCAGAGGATTTGTCAGTCTCTAGAatgtgttttttttagaaaaggaggatgacccccggcctctgcatctgggagatgcatacggccactttattgattattctcgaggaccttacaaagtattacaacaatgtgcctgaatccaccgtcttggcaacacatgccgctactcctatccaaaatgatgaaggggtgctagctgggccactacccaaaccactcacctaagcctaacatcaaaagccggaagccgaaacatattcggaagccccagccgagccacatacgggtctggggcacaatccggtcagacgcactcgtgtgtcgtcgccgccatcttccacaggtccgtcttcagatcatattgaggcttctaccttgtctggccactctgcgATCGACGcccccatgacgccagacagcatcctcctcctgcacgagtccatctccgcgcatcaggcACCGAGTCTCCACAGCATCATGCCGTCGAGATCCGCCACCAtcaatgtgtaagatgaagcaccgctccaccaaagtcgccgtcctctagtccctcgagtccgtgtgcacctccaagaatgacgcccccaggggggaaacgacaccagagagccgccgtcatccgatctactgatctagggtttctccaggaggtagcagagagtggccttgaacatctccacggcgatgcctttaggaagggaacgacgcagacacgtcgccatcgccggccttggcaatagccaatagcaggttttcacccagatctgatcgAAGACCTCCATCTCTCGTGCACGGGTCGCCGCCGTCCTTGCCGGGATCTGGATGATCCCGCTTGCCAGATCTCAGCACGGAGAAGCCCCCCCCACCGAGACCCGCCGGCCGAGCAGGGGAGGCCGAGGCCGCGCCCACAGGATCAGATCCGCGATGGAtccaagcccgcgccgccgccccggagtcTGCCCCGCGCGCAGCCGCCACCGCctgccgaggctcgccgccgcgtgCCCCGCGCCCCGCCACCGCTCGCCGAGGCCTGCCGCCGCAGGACACCGCCGCCTGCCGCCTAGATCCGCCGCCCGCGGAAGAAGGGGAGTCGGGAGAGGgaatccccccgccgccgccgtctgccaCGCAGGTTTCACCCGGCGGCGTCACCcggcggcggcgcaaggaggggaggagggggcggcggcggtacCTAGGGTTGGAGGCCCCCGAGTCGCCCAGGGCGGGGGCGACGCGAGGGACGCGCAAACGGGAGGGCCCCGAGTGTCTAGAATGTGTAGAGTGGTGTTATTTTAGACTTAATTTGCAGTGTACCTGGAGCACTTttgctatctactccctccgtcccaaaattcttgtcttacatttgtctagatacggatgtatctaatactaaaatgtgacttgatacatccgtatctagacaaatctaagacaagaattttgagacgagAATTCAGTTGCGATAGCCTTGCTGGAATCCTCAGTTCATCACTGTTCTATATATTTTTTATTATTCTTATATAATTAACATTTTACACCAACTGTTTATTCTATTTCACCTAAACAAGATAATAAGGTGCTGTGCTAATTGGGCAATCAAAATTATGACCTTATTTCCATAAATGGGCCTAAGTGCTTAGCTTCAATCCAGCATGTACTAAACTGTTTACTGAACCTCAAAGAGTAAATTAAGATTTGCATTCCACAACTTGTAATCATTGCATAAATCTGAAGGGACATGATAataagggtatttgttcttgatttgtAACTAGACCTAGTTAGTGAACGGCAAGTTCATTTCATGGATTGATTCCAACAATGAACAATATATTTTACCCAGAATATCCAATATTTACCTTCACATTGACTGCTTTATCTTACTAAGGGCATCTCCCTGTTACGAACTCCAGGTATTAAAACGGttgaagaaaatccatgcagatGACAGACAACAACAGAAGTTAGTGGAAGTATCCTGTGGCACAATTGATCATGTCCATACCCATCATTCTAGACATTGTCTTGACTTTATTTCTGGAAATGGAGATGACTCAGTACATCCAACCAAATTGAAGATGTTACATCAACTAGATGCAAATATCATGGAGGATGAATTTGCCTCCAGCCAAAAACATAATGGCTGCAACTACCTATCTCCATCTGTAGAGCTTGGGCCAAAGCGCTTGAAAATTCTTGGCCCATCATTTCCCAGAGGGAATCATGAGCTGGAAATCTCTTGTAGATTCCAGGAGGACAGTGACTTGGCTAGTCACCATGCTCGATGAAGTATAACAAGGCAATTGGTGCTAACACCACATATGTTAACAAACATCAGTCTTAACTTCTGGAAGCTGACAACTCCTTCGAGCCAAGGTTTCCTGTTTGTTGGTAGGTCAGTCGGTAATGGATGGTTCATAAGCAATTCTTTCCGCAGGCCTCCAATAGAGGCACTGTCTTGGCTGGATTCTTGATTGCATTTGCCAGGTTACCTTTGTGGTAGGGGACCTGAAAAGAGTAGGCAGACAGTTTCTGATGTTCTTTAGTTGTACATCTTCACTTATCTCCTTTTTTCTAGGCTTTCCACTGTAAAGAGGTTAGTCTATAACTTTTACAGTTTCTTTCATTCTTTTTCCACAGACACACATGTACCTAGAATGCTTAAATAGATGCAAATATGAAATTACTGTATCGCCTGACAAACCATTCTACTTTCTACTTGTCTTCATACTTTGTGTAATCTCTCGTCATCAAGGCCATCAAACTTcttatttttatgtcattattgTTCACAATATTATTTGACTCCAGTGTGTTGTTCCCAGTATTATTTGTCTCCAGTGTGTTTATAACTTGAAAAGCAATTAATTGATTGATGCTGACA
Above is a window of Triticum aestivum cultivar Chinese Spring chromosome 6B, IWGSC CS RefSeq v2.1, whole genome shotgun sequence DNA encoding:
- the LOC123137859 gene encoding lysine-specific demethylase JMJ706; translation: MAGKEEAALKPVSCGARLRRSRDASLREEVSMRDPFLKHRVKKFDLSSLDWIDQIPECPVFSPSVEEFEDPFVYLSKIAPVAAKYGICKIVSPICASVPVGTVLMKEQGGLKFTTRVQPLRLAEWSTDDKFAFFMSGRKYTFRDFEKIANKGFVRRYSSSACLPARYMEEEFWHEIAFGKMESVEYACDIDGSAFSSSPNDQLGRSKWNLKKLSRLSKSILRLLRTAIPGVTDPMLYIGMLFSMFAWHVEDHYLYSINYHHCGASKTWYGIPGKAAPDFEKVVREHVYDHEILSGEGETAAFDILLGKTTMFPPNILLHHHVPVYRAIQKPGEFVITFPRAYHSGFSHGFNCGEAVNFAVGEWFPLGAIASQRYALLKRIPLLPYEELLCKEAALLDHEFSTPSYKDLTTSTGDTHIQHCMKVPFVQLMRLQHCVRWSLMKMGARTHYKADIDATVLCSICKRDCYVAHVMCNCRVDAICLCHEEEIRKCPCSHDRAVFVRKDIIELEALSKKFEEEKGIVNAVRKQMSRGSSTHSYFNRISHNAEYFPYCKIHIDAPPEVHSISETHVFGYDLNKPYPDASTITFCFGPHEYSTQSDECTSTNRRIFASSCPENGFTPQTTIINAYPSSAPDQTCSSEKLAAEDADDSDCEVFRVKRRSGITPERRHTEDSTITTFTGNQVLKRLKKIHADDRQQQKLVEVSCGTIDHVHTHHSRHCLDFISGNGDDSVHPTKLKMLHQLDANIMEDEFASSQKHNGCNYLSPSVELGPKRLKILGPSFPRGNHELEISCRFQEDSDLASHHAR